The following proteins are encoded in a genomic region of Cryptomeria japonica chromosome 11, Sugi_1.0, whole genome shotgun sequence:
- the LOC131061393 gene encoding uncharacterized protein LOC131061393, whose amino-acid sequence MTAKMLIAAICMVALLSTNDVLAQGKGKRNKKVKCNEYGYRKSCYGYEQYCPDECAYGCVMDCKSCKAVCPCNKPGGVCQDPRFIGGDGIMFYFHGKKDQNFCLVSDSDLHINAHFIGKRGEGMGRDFTWVQSIGVLFGGNHQLFLGANKVPFWDDSLDQLAIALDGKTIQLPNQEGATLSLSPFNMTIVRSDTANAVTVEVENKFMITARVVPITPEESRIHNYGITSESDHCFAHLELSFKFYSLSPRVTGVLGQTYGAEYRSPINLGAAMPVVGGEADYVTTNLFATDCKVARFGSPNNDINTNDFSILDLNCAGRPGGRGMVCRR is encoded by the exons ATGACTGCAAAGATGTTGATCGCGGCAATTTGCATGGTGGCGCTGCTTAGTACAAACGACGTGCTTGCACAGGGGAAgggaaagagaaacaagaaagtgAAATGTAATGAGTACGGGTACAGGAAGAGCTGCTATGGATACGAGCAATACTGTCCGGACGAGTGTGCGTATGGGTGCGTGATGGACTGCAAAAGTTGCAAGGCTGTTTGCC CGTGCAATAAGCCCGGAGGCGTGTGCCAGGATCCTCGATTCATAGGAGGAGATGGCATCATGTTCTATTTCCACGGTAAGAAAGACCAGAACTTCTGTTTGGTGTCGGACTCAGATCTGCACATCAATGCTCACTTCATCGGCAAGAGAGGTGAGGGAATGGGAAGAGACTTCACGTGGGTGCAGTCTATTGGAGTGCTCTTCGGCGGCAACCACCAGCTGTTCCTGGGAGCCAACAAGGTGCCCTTCTGGGACGATTCCCTTGACCAACTGGCCATTGCTTTGGACGGCAAAACGATCCAACTTCCTAACCAGGAGGGTGCCACGCTTTCCCTCTCTCCCTTCAATATGACAATCGTTCGATCTGACACCGCTAATGCTGTGACGGTTGAAGTGGAGAACAAGTTTATGATTACAGCTCGCGTTGTGCCCATCACTCCCGAGGAGTCTCGAATCCACAACTACGGAATCACCTCCGAGTCCGACCACTGCTTTGCCCATCTGGAGCTGAGCTTCAAGTTCTACTCTCTCAGCCCCCGTGTAACCGGCGTGCTTGGGCAGACATACGGAGCAGAGTACAGGAGCCCCATTAACTTGGGCGCCGCCATGCCCGTGGTGGGAGGTGAGGCCGATTATGTGACCACCAATCTCTTTGCCACTGACTGCAAAGTTGCCCGATTCGGCTCACCCAACAACGACATCAACACCAACGATTTCTCCATCCTCGACCTCAACTGTGCAGGGAGACCCGGTGGCCGCGGCATGGTTTGCCGGAGATAG